One genomic window of Medicago truncatula cultivar Jemalong A17 chromosome 1, MtrunA17r5.0-ANR, whole genome shotgun sequence includes the following:
- the LOC25485396 gene encoding gallate 1-beta-glucosyltransferase: MTYEDPIKLLLVSFPAQGHINHLVGLGKYLAAKGATVIFTTTETAGKNMRAANNIIDKLATPIGDGTFAFEFFDDGLPDGSGSAFRALQHYAEIEVAGRHFISQMIKNHADSNKPFSCIINNYFFPWVCDVANEHNIPSVLSWTNSAAVFTTYYNYVHKLTSFPTNEEPYIDVQLNSSIVLKYNEISDFIHPFFPFPFLGKLILEEFKDLSKVFCVLVDTYEELEHDFIDYISKKSITIRPIGPSFKNPNAIIFASKTV; the protein is encoded by the coding sequence ATGACATACGAAGATCCCATTAAGCTTCTCCTTGTCTCTTTTCCAGCACAAGGACACATAAACCATCTTGTTGGACTAGGAAAGTATCTTGCTGCAAAGGGTGCCACTGTTATCTTCACCACAACAGAGACGGCTGGCAAAAACATGCGAGCTGCTAACAACATCATTGACAAATTAGCAACTCCAATTGGTGATGGTACTTTCGCTTTCGAGTTCTTTGACGATGGTTTACCAGATGGCAGTGGTTCGGCCTTCAGAGCTCTTCAGCACTATGCTGAAATTGAGGTTGCTGGCAGACACTTTATTTCACAAATGATAAAGAATCATGCCGATTCAAACAAACCATTTTCATGTATcataaacaactatttttttccATGGGTTTGTGACGTTGCTAATGAACACAATATTCCTTCTGTTTTGTCATGGACTAATTCCGCTGCTGTTTTCACCACTTACTATAACTATGTCCACAAATTAACATCTTTCCCTACAAATGAAGAACCTTATATTGATGTTCAACTCAATTCTTCTATAGTTCTTAAATACAATGAAATCTCAGACTTTATACATCCTTTTTTCCCATTTCCATTTCTAGGTAAACTCATCTTAGAAGAGTTTAAGGACTTGTCTAAAGTGTTTTGTGTATTAGTGGATACCTATGAAGAACTAGAGCATGATTTCATagattatatttcaaaaaaatcaatcacCATAAGACCTATTGGTCCTTCGTTTAAGAATCCAAATGCAATAATTTTTGCATCAAaaactgtataa